One genomic region from Spirosoma sp. KCTC 42546 encodes:
- a CDS encoding OsmC family protein: METHYYEVNLGWQYARLGQLSSPVLNENIDVATPPEFPKGMPGVWSPEHLLVASVSSCFMTTFLAIAENAKLDFDDFDCRAVGKLETVDNTLMISEIKLFPKLLLIDEGDVEKADRVLLKAEKACLISYSVRSQVSVQPTIRVVLKEYD, from the coding sequence ATGGAAACCCACTATTATGAAGTCAATTTGGGCTGGCAATATGCCCGTTTGGGGCAGTTAAGCTCTCCCGTTTTAAACGAAAATATTGATGTGGCTACACCCCCTGAATTCCCGAAGGGAATGCCCGGTGTCTGGTCGCCGGAGCACTTGCTGGTAGCTTCAGTTTCGAGTTGTTTCATGACAACCTTTCTGGCTATTGCCGAAAACGCTAAGCTTGACTTCGATGATTTCGATTGCCGGGCCGTTGGTAAACTGGAAACTGTAGACAATACGCTGATGATATCGGAAATTAAGCTGTTCCCGAAATTGCTATTAATTGATGAAGGCGACGTGGAAAAAGCGGATCGCGTACTACTAAAAGCAGAAAAGGCCTGCCTGATCAGTTATTCAGTCCGGTCGCAGGTAAGCGTACAACCTACGATTCGGGTAGTCCTTAAAGAGTATGACTAG
- a CDS encoding rhodanese-like domain-containing protein — MIHLLKSIFGSADTSNIEEVLAKGAIIIDVRSAGEFASGHAKGAVNIPLDQLESKLYKIKSYQKPLVLCCASGMRSARAKSFLADQGIADLHDAGSWRNLK; from the coding sequence ATGATACATCTATTGAAATCCATATTCGGCAGTGCCGATACCAGCAACATTGAGGAAGTACTCGCAAAGGGAGCTATTATTATTGACGTCCGCTCGGCCGGTGAGTTTGCCTCGGGTCACGCCAAAGGGGCTGTTAACATTCCCCTCGATCAGTTAGAGTCAAAGCTTTACAAGATCAAAAGCTACCAGAAACCACTCGTACTTTGCTGTGCTTCGGGCATGCGAAGTGCCCGAGCCAAATCGTTTCTGGCAGATCAGGGAATAGCCGATCTGCACGATGCCGGTAGCTGGCGAAATTTGAAGTAA
- a CDS encoding SRPBCC domain-containing protein — protein MEQITKLNAEEGKQELLITREFDLPVALLFKAYTDPEIVEQWMGTKVLKLDNKKHGSYQFETTDPRGNKYGFSGVVHEFSPNQKITRTFEMENTPTSAVRFGPQLEFLEFEQLTDHTSKLNMHIVYRSVAHRDQMMQLGMPRGLNMAHNRLQDIAGSLK, from the coding sequence ATGGAGCAAATAACAAAACTCAATGCCGAAGAGGGTAAGCAGGAATTACTAATTACAAGAGAATTTGATTTGCCAGTAGCGTTACTTTTTAAAGCCTATACAGATCCTGAGATTGTTGAGCAATGGATGGGAACGAAAGTGCTGAAACTTGACAATAAAAAGCACGGCAGTTACCAATTTGAAACAACTGATCCTCGTGGTAACAAATACGGGTTTAGTGGGGTCGTTCATGAGTTTAGCCCAAACCAGAAAATCACGCGGACATTTGAAATGGAGAATACGCCCACTTCGGCAGTCCGGTTTGGCCCCCAGCTTGAGTTCCTGGAATTTGAACAACTCACGGACCATACCAGCAAACTTAACATGCATATAGTGTATAGGTCAGTTGCACACAGAGACCAAATGATGCAGCTAGGTATGCCCAGGGGTTTAAATATGGCCCATAACCGATTACAAGATATTGCAGGTAGCTTAAAATAG
- a CDS encoding rhodanese-like domain-containing protein — protein sequence MKIEQIYTGCLAEAAYYIESEGEAAIIDPLRETKPYTDRAKEDGATIKYVFETHFHADFVSGHLDLAAKTGATIVFGPTAQPGYEAYVAKDGEEFSVGKVKIRVLHTPGHTMESSSFLLLDEAGKETAIFTGDTLFIGDVGRPDLAIKTDLSREDLAGYLYDSLHTKIMTLPDDVIVYPGHGAGSACGKNMSKETSDTLGNQKRFNYALRAQSKEAFINEVTTGLVPPPQYFPKNAVMNKLGYSAIDEVIQQGTQALSPAAFEAAANEVDALILDVRDTQNFAKGFISSAINIGLEGQFAGWVGTLIPDLNQPILLVAPEGKEEEAVLRLARVGYDNCIGYLTGGFTAWQADGREVDTIPSITAETFATLFNQNPNLPVLDVRRKSEYDSEHIVGVENLPLDFINENMARIDRTKTYYVHCAGGYRSMVALSILKARGFTNLINVAGGFAAIKQTGKLPLTDYVCPTTLL from the coding sequence ATGAAAATCGAGCAGATTTATACCGGATGTCTGGCTGAGGCAGCCTATTACATTGAATCGGAAGGGGAGGCTGCCATTATTGATCCGCTTCGTGAAACCAAACCCTACACGGATCGGGCGAAGGAAGATGGAGCAACCATCAAATACGTTTTTGAAACCCACTTCCACGCCGATTTTGTATCAGGCCACCTGGACCTGGCGGCAAAAACCGGAGCAACAATCGTTTTTGGCCCTACAGCTCAACCGGGTTATGAAGCGTATGTTGCCAAAGACGGTGAGGAGTTTTCGGTAGGAAAAGTTAAAATCAGGGTGCTACACACGCCCGGTCACACCATGGAGTCGTCGTCATTTTTACTGCTTGATGAAGCGGGTAAAGAAACGGCCATCTTCACGGGCGATACCCTGTTCATTGGCGATGTTGGCCGACCTGACCTGGCCATTAAAACTGACCTTTCGCGCGAAGACCTGGCCGGGTATCTTTACGATAGTCTGCATACCAAAATCATGACCCTGCCCGACGATGTGATTGTTTACCCCGGTCATGGGGCTGGATCGGCCTGCGGCAAGAACATGAGTAAGGAAACGTCCGACACGCTGGGTAATCAAAAGCGGTTTAATTATGCCTTACGCGCGCAAAGCAAAGAGGCCTTTATTAACGAAGTAACCACCGGGCTTGTGCCTCCTCCGCAGTATTTCCCTAAAAATGCGGTGATGAACAAACTGGGGTATAGCGCTATTGATGAGGTAATCCAACAGGGAACGCAGGCATTATCGCCCGCTGCTTTTGAAGCCGCAGCCAATGAAGTGGATGCCCTGATTCTGGACGTTCGGGACACACAGAACTTTGCCAAAGGCTTCATTTCCAGCGCGATAAATATTGGCCTGGAAGGGCAATTCGCGGGCTGGGTCGGCACGTTGATTCCTGATTTAAACCAGCCTATACTGCTTGTAGCTCCCGAAGGTAAAGAGGAAGAGGCCGTGTTGCGGTTAGCACGCGTAGGTTACGATAACTGCATTGGCTATTTGACCGGTGGGTTTACGGCCTGGCAGGCCGATGGCCGGGAGGTCGATACAATTCCGTCGATAACGGCCGAAACCTTTGCTACCCTTTTCAATCAGAATCCCAACTTGCCAGTATTGGATGTCCGGCGGAAGAGTGAGTACGATTCGGAGCATATCGTAGGCGTAGAGAATTTGCCGCTCGACTTCATCAACGAAAACATGGCGCGTATCGACCGCACCAAAACATACTATGTGCATTGCGCGGGTGGGTATCGCTCTATGGTTGCTCTATCTATCCTAAAAGCGCGTGGATTCACCAATCTGATCAATGTAGCGGGTGGTTTTGCCGCCATCAAGCAAACGGGTAAACTCCCGCTTACGGATTACGTTTGTCCAACAACCCTCCTGTAG
- a CDS encoding HEAT repeat domain-containing protein has product MKKGKVSVLKRNKIVWLCALAPMLCLVGYQNEKDPIDRRIKRMVPEKAAQLAKAIEATVTPELAEGLTLSLWGVDSLVADPIAIDIDDNGRLYYTRTNRQKNSEFDIRGHQDWEIESNRLQSIEDKRAFLHRVLSPENSKKNEWLKDLNGDGSHDWRDMTVEKENVYRIEDTSGDGVADLSQLVVDDFHDEVTDVAGGVMTNGDDLYVAVAPDLWRMQDKDGDGIAETKTSISHGYGVHIGFGGHGMSGIEMGPDGKIYWQIGDIGFNGKGPDGKKWEHPNSGVVVRSNPDGSDFEVFAYGVRNTHEFVFDEYGNLISEDNDGDHPGEKERLVYIVNGSDTGWRSNWQYGKYRDPNNNTYKVWMDEQMYKPRFAGQAAYITPTLANFVSGPAGMRYNPGTALSPAYKNTFFIAEFVGNPAKSGIHAFKLKPKGASFELGEQKKILGGVLATGIDFGPDGALYAADWINGWDAKDYGRIWKLDDKAGANSADRQRTKALLAEKFGPRSETDLGELLKNPDMRVRQKAQFELAKRGDKGVAIFTAATKQTDNQLARVHGIWGISQLARKDKQYGQLLMPLLQDADPEIRAQAAKWLGDIRYKEAGAALIPLLKDANARARFFAAEALGRIAYEPAIQPIIQLLEANNDEDVYIRHAGSLALARIGKAAPVVALASSSSRAVRIAAVVALRRMSDPGIAAFLADKDEFIVTEAARGINDDLSIPDALPALGKVLQTTTFTNEALLRRSINANLRVGTPEAMQTLIDYAKKEGSPLAMRAEALEALSTWAKPSVLDRVDGRYRGVIERDPAVVKAKTADLYTKLLTHQELALRLSAIKAIAKLDLTEASEALFSRLTTDKEAVVRVAALRALASMNDKQVSKAIETAMADSDKSVRVAGLDLLAKSSMPKDRMVTLLTEVINTRTTEEKQAALLTLGKLPAASSQKAFDQLLTKLSAGTLSPELQLELEEAVESSHSPQLTARYKAITAKLSPDALAASYKGSLLGGEPDLGRRIFFRHQTAQCIRCHSYDDLGGNAGPRLNGVASRLTREQLLEALINPSARLAPGFGTVNLKLKNGKTVSGILQGETPTEVSVKVGDQPDIAVRKDQIAKRTNSPSSMPEMKYLLTKREIRDVVSFLSTLKEDK; this is encoded by the coding sequence ATGAAAAAAGGTAAGGTGAGTGTATTGAAAAGAAATAAGATTGTCTGGCTCTGCGCGCTGGCTCCCATGCTTTGCTTAGTAGGCTATCAGAACGAGAAAGATCCGATAGACCGCCGGATCAAGCGGATGGTTCCCGAAAAGGCTGCGCAGTTAGCGAAAGCCATCGAGGCCACCGTAACGCCTGAACTTGCCGAAGGGCTTACCCTGAGCCTGTGGGGCGTGGATTCGCTGGTGGCCGACCCGATTGCCATTGATATTGATGATAACGGCAGGCTGTATTACACCCGGACAAATCGGCAGAAGAACTCGGAGTTCGACATCCGGGGCCACCAGGATTGGGAAATCGAATCGAACCGATTACAAAGCATTGAAGATAAACGAGCATTCCTGCACCGGGTACTATCGCCCGAAAACAGCAAGAAAAATGAATGGCTGAAAGACCTGAACGGTGATGGCTCTCACGATTGGCGTGACATGACGGTCGAAAAGGAGAATGTCTATCGGATTGAAGATACGTCTGGCGATGGCGTTGCTGATTTATCGCAGTTGGTGGTCGATGATTTTCACGACGAAGTGACCGACGTAGCGGGTGGCGTTATGACGAATGGCGATGATTTATACGTAGCCGTTGCACCTGACCTCTGGCGCATGCAGGATAAAGATGGCGACGGTATCGCCGAAACAAAAACGTCTATTTCGCATGGCTACGGTGTTCATATTGGCTTTGGTGGTCACGGCATGTCGGGTATCGAGATGGGCCCCGATGGCAAAATCTACTGGCAGATCGGTGATATTGGCTTCAATGGCAAAGGACCAGATGGTAAGAAGTGGGAACACCCCAACAGTGGTGTCGTTGTCCGTTCCAATCCCGACGGCAGCGATTTTGAGGTTTTTGCCTATGGCGTTCGAAATACCCACGAGTTCGTTTTTGACGAGTATGGTAACCTGATCAGCGAGGATAATGACGGCGACCATCCGGGCGAGAAAGAACGGCTGGTTTACATCGTCAATGGATCCGATACGGGCTGGCGCAGCAACTGGCAGTACGGCAAATACCGCGACCCGAACAACAACACCTACAAAGTGTGGATGGACGAGCAGATGTACAAACCTCGCTTTGCCGGTCAGGCAGCTTATATCACGCCGACCTTAGCCAATTTTGTGAGTGGCCCGGCGGGTATGCGCTACAATCCGGGAACGGCCCTGAGCCCGGCGTACAAGAACACGTTTTTCATTGCTGAGTTTGTGGGGAACCCTGCCAAATCAGGTATTCACGCGTTTAAGCTAAAGCCAAAAGGCGCTTCGTTTGAACTTGGTGAGCAGAAAAAAATTCTCGGTGGTGTATTGGCTACCGGTATCGACTTTGGTCCCGATGGGGCTTTGTATGCAGCCGACTGGATCAATGGCTGGGATGCCAAAGACTACGGCCGTATCTGGAAACTAGACGATAAAGCGGGCGCTAACTCGGCTGATCGGCAACGTACCAAAGCCTTGCTGGCCGAGAAATTTGGCCCTCGTTCCGAAACCGATTTGGGTGAGTTACTGAAAAATCCGGATATGCGTGTTCGGCAGAAAGCACAGTTTGAGTTAGCGAAGCGGGGCGACAAAGGCGTAGCTATTTTTACCGCAGCTACTAAGCAAACTGATAATCAACTGGCCCGTGTGCATGGCATTTGGGGGATCAGCCAACTGGCTCGTAAGGATAAACAATACGGCCAGTTACTAATGCCGTTGCTTCAGGATGCCGATCCTGAAATCCGCGCGCAGGCCGCTAAATGGTTGGGTGATATTCGGTATAAAGAAGCAGGGGCAGCCCTGATTCCGTTACTGAAAGATGCGAACGCACGGGCACGCTTCTTTGCTGCCGAAGCCCTGGGTCGTATCGCGTATGAGCCTGCCATTCAGCCTATTATTCAACTGCTGGAAGCCAACAATGATGAGGACGTTTACATTCGTCATGCAGGTAGTCTGGCGCTGGCTCGCATCGGTAAAGCAGCACCCGTTGTGGCGTTGGCCAGTAGCTCGTCGCGGGCGGTACGGATTGCGGCTGTGGTGGCTCTCCGTCGCATGAGCGATCCGGGTATTGCCGCTTTTCTGGCTGATAAAGATGAGTTTATCGTGACAGAAGCCGCTCGGGGTATTAATGATGACCTGTCTATTCCAGACGCATTACCAGCGTTGGGAAAGGTGCTGCAAACGACAACCTTCACCAATGAAGCCTTACTTCGACGGTCTATCAACGCAAATTTGCGGGTGGGTACGCCCGAAGCCATGCAAACGCTGATTGACTATGCTAAAAAAGAAGGTAGTCCGCTGGCGATGCGGGCCGAAGCACTGGAAGCGCTGAGTACCTGGGCGAAACCATCAGTATTGGATCGGGTAGACGGACGTTACCGGGGTGTGATTGAACGCGACCCTGCGGTTGTTAAAGCCAAAACGGCTGATCTGTACACTAAGCTATTAACCCATCAGGAACTTGCCTTAAGACTAAGCGCTATCAAAGCCATTGCCAAATTAGACTTGACGGAAGCGTCAGAAGCTTTGTTTAGCCGGTTAACGACTGATAAAGAGGCCGTTGTTCGGGTGGCTGCCTTGCGAGCACTGGCTTCAATGAACGATAAACAGGTTAGCAAAGCCATTGAAACAGCTATGGCCGACAGTGATAAAAGCGTTCGGGTAGCAGGATTGGATTTGCTGGCTAAGTCGAGTATGCCCAAGGATCGGATGGTGACGTTGCTGACGGAGGTGATCAACACGCGCACAACCGAAGAAAAACAGGCCGCCCTACTCACACTAGGCAAACTTCCCGCAGCCAGTTCGCAGAAGGCATTCGACCAACTGTTGACAAAATTGTCGGCAGGTACACTGTCGCCCGAATTGCAACTGGAATTAGAAGAAGCCGTTGAGAGTAGTCATTCTCCTCAATTGACAGCCCGGTATAAAGCCATTACAGCCAAACTATCGCCCGATGCGCTGGCGGCTTCGTATAAAGGGAGCTTGCTGGGTGGGGAGCCGGATCTGGGTCGGCGTATTTTCTTCCGCCACCAAACGGCTCAGTGTATTCGGTGCCACTCGTATGATGACCTGGGCGGCAATGCGGGCCCGCGTCTGAACGGTGTAGCCAGCCGACTCACGCGCGAACAGCTTCTGGAAGCCCTGATTAATCCAAGTGCCCGCTTGGCACCCGGATTTGGAACCGTTAACCTGAAGCTCAAAAATGGAAAAACCGTTAGCGGTATTTTACAGGGTGAAACGCCTACAGAGGTGTCGGTAAAAGTGGGTGATCAACCTGATATTGCTGTTCGAAAAGACCAGATTGCCAAACGCACGAACTCCCCGTCGAGTATGCCCGAAATGAAGTACCTACTCACAAAGCGGGAAATTCGGGATGTCGTTAGCTTCCTATCGACCCTGAAAGAAGATAAGTAG
- a CDS encoding helix-turn-helix transcriptional regulator has translation MKSRRDVFQAIADPTRRAILTLLAVQALTPGAIADNFDSSRQTISKHIQILTECELLEQKQNGREIYYYINAKKMKEVAEFIESFRQLWDDRFNKLESIMKTYKSEQ, from the coding sequence ATGAAATCACGTAGAGATGTATTCCAGGCAATTGCTGACCCTACCAGAAGGGCCATTCTAACCCTGCTTGCGGTGCAGGCATTAACGCCAGGAGCCATTGCCGATAATTTCGACTCATCACGGCAAACAATTTCAAAGCATATTCAAATACTAACCGAGTGCGAATTGCTCGAACAAAAACAAAACGGCAGAGAAATTTACTATTACATCAATGCAAAAAAAATGAAGGAAGTCGCTGAATTTATTGAGTCATTCCGACAACTGTGGGATGATCGATTCAACAAATTAGAATCGATTATGAAGACGTATAAATCGGAGCAATAG
- a CDS encoding sorbosone dehydrogenase family protein gives MTTFYKLIGHTVKYFMPKSAVGTGNLLLLALGSLLMSMGAAQAQTYPASFTQVQVTNGLSGPTAMVFAPDGRIFVTLQSGDLRVIKNGALLPTPFVHLTVDDNGERGLIGVVLDPAFSTNHYIYLYHTVPGTPAHNRISRYTANGDVVLANSEVVILDLDPLSSATNHNGGAMVFGPDGKLYVGVGENANGPNAQNLDTHLGKILRINADGSAPADNPFPSGTEQRKRVWAYGLRNPYTLAIQPGTGRIFVNDVGQSTWEEINDATTGGLNFGWPTAEGTSNNVAFTNPVYSYPHTPTGDGNGCAITGGTFFNPTTTNYPSSFIGKYFFQDLCGSWINNINLSVNPATRSSFATSLPGNSLAISTGLDGNLYYLSRDASALYKIIYTPTTPDLTPSLVLPQASFSASGSVGNFVVSLFEVNGHPTSPASVSITVTAPLGYTLAFAPSITSINVSGGTSNPVTVSNANWTVTSTIDNRQISLVLKAGQLIGAGGMANLGFSITRTNANSGSTTSINVNVTNDASNGYDSNITNNIYARIISAL, from the coding sequence ATGACAACTTTTTACAAATTGATTGGACATACGGTAAAGTACTTTATGCCCAAATCTGCTGTCGGCACGGGCAATTTGTTGCTCCTCGCTTTGGGTAGTTTGCTCATGTCGATGGGAGCTGCACAGGCTCAAACGTATCCGGCCAGTTTTACGCAGGTGCAGGTAACCAATGGTCTCAGCGGTCCTACAGCCATGGTGTTTGCTCCAGACGGGCGCATCTTTGTAACCTTACAAAGTGGCGATTTGCGGGTTATTAAAAACGGGGCCTTACTGCCTACTCCGTTTGTACACCTGACGGTAGATGACAACGGTGAACGGGGCCTTATCGGTGTCGTATTAGATCCGGCCTTCTCAACAAACCACTATATTTATCTGTACCACACGGTGCCAGGTACGCCAGCCCACAACCGAATTAGTCGGTATACGGCAAATGGCGATGTTGTGTTAGCCAATAGCGAAGTTGTGATTCTGGATTTAGACCCGTTGAGTAGTGCAACCAATCACAATGGTGGCGCTATGGTTTTCGGGCCTGATGGCAAGCTTTACGTGGGTGTTGGTGAAAACGCCAACGGACCTAATGCACAAAACCTGGATACCCATTTAGGGAAGATACTTCGTATTAACGCCGATGGAAGCGCGCCCGCCGATAACCCCTTTCCGAGTGGGACGGAACAGCGTAAACGCGTATGGGCCTATGGATTACGCAACCCCTATACACTTGCCATTCAGCCCGGAACCGGCCGGATTTTTGTCAATGATGTTGGGCAGAGTACGTGGGAAGAAATCAATGATGCCACAACGGGTGGGTTGAATTTTGGCTGGCCAACTGCCGAAGGAACAAGCAATAATGTCGCTTTTACCAATCCAGTGTATAGCTATCCGCATACGCCTACGGGCGATGGAAATGGATGCGCAATTACAGGTGGAACATTCTTCAATCCCACGACAACGAACTATCCTTCCAGTTTTATTGGTAAATATTTCTTTCAGGATCTGTGTGGCTCCTGGATAAACAACATAAACCTGTCGGTAAACCCCGCTACCCGATCATCGTTTGCCACCAGCCTACCCGGAAATTCCCTTGCTATTTCGACGGGACTGGATGGGAACCTCTATTATCTGAGCCGGGATGCCAGTGCGCTCTATAAAATCATTTACACGCCAACAACCCCCGATTTAACGCCTTCTTTAGTGCTACCCCAGGCCAGCTTTTCGGCATCAGGCAGCGTGGGCAATTTTGTGGTGAGCCTCTTTGAAGTCAACGGACATCCTACATCGCCAGCCAGTGTATCCATTACCGTCACGGCTCCGCTAGGGTATACACTCGCGTTTGCGCCGTCTATCACGAGTATCAACGTATCGGGTGGTACAAGTAATCCGGTAACGGTAAGCAATGCCAACTGGACAGTAACGAGCACCATTGATAATCGACAAATCTCCCTGGTATTGAAGGCTGGTCAGTTAATAGGGGCAGGAGGGATGGCAAATCTGGGCTTCAGCATTACCCGAACCAACGCGAACTCCGGCAGCACAACCAGCATCAATGTTAATGTGACGAATGATGCGAGCAATGGCTATGATAGCAACATAACCAACAATATATACGCCCGTATTATTTCGGCGCTGTAA
- a CDS encoding glycoside hydrolase family 127 protein, with the protein MTYLPRIGTRLLPLSLVLLSNLLTQIAVAQSAQLRTHIIHPLKLEQVRVNDLFWSPKLKVWDSKTVYDVLDKLEGRYEPDLPDLIKEKAKLGRTRNAFLNFDLVAQGKKNTGSHDGPPWYDGLVYETIRGAADLLVEYPDPKLEQKLDGYIDRIAAAQAADPDGYLNTYTTLEKPTQRWGTNGGDDKWQHDVYNAGMLIEAAVHYYKATHKTKLLDVATKFSNYMYREMGPFPKKNVIPGHGGPEEAILKLYWLFKDEPALKAKMSVPVNENQYYQLATFWIENRGNHGDKDGRYARKSDESYNQDHMSVFQQRTIEGHAVRATLLATGIAATALENNDPRYVETANAYWDNMIGKRMFITGGEGAIADGERFGANFFMPESAYLESCAAIGSAFFSQRMNELEADGKYIDELERVLYNNLLSSISLQGDHYFYENPLVATDHKRWAWHGCPCCPPMLLKMVSALPGFIYAYDKDAAYVNLFIGSQADLTVAGTNVNLKQVTHYPWKGESVIVVNPAATKAFTVKVRIPGWAHSQENPFNLYTSAVREAVVLKVNGKSVATQPQDGYVAIHRTWKKGDRIELNLPMQPRIVSPSDSIQTIKGKVALASGPMVYGLEGIDNPTLNELTLPANTPLMLTYQTALLNGVNVITGQGQDKNGKAINFSAIPFYTFGNRGVYPYKVWVPK; encoded by the coding sequence ATGACCTACCTTCCGCGTATTGGCACACGCTTACTGCCACTTAGCCTGGTTCTACTGTCCAATCTCTTAACCCAGATAGCGGTTGCTCAATCAGCTCAGTTGCGCACGCACATCATTCACCCGCTGAAACTGGAGCAGGTGCGCGTCAACGACTTATTCTGGAGCCCCAAGCTAAAGGTCTGGGATTCGAAAACGGTGTACGATGTGTTAGATAAACTGGAGGGCCGTTACGAACCCGACCTCCCGGATTTGATCAAGGAGAAAGCGAAGTTGGGTCGTACGCGAAACGCCTTTCTGAACTTCGATCTGGTAGCGCAGGGAAAGAAAAATACGGGTAGTCACGATGGACCGCCCTGGTATGATGGGCTGGTATACGAAACCATTCGCGGAGCCGCGGATCTGCTGGTCGAGTACCCCGATCCGAAACTGGAGCAGAAACTTGACGGTTACATCGACCGTATTGCCGCAGCTCAGGCCGCTGATCCGGATGGCTACCTGAACACCTACACAACCCTGGAAAAGCCTACGCAGCGATGGGGCACTAACGGTGGGGATGATAAATGGCAGCACGATGTCTATAACGCCGGTATGCTCATTGAAGCCGCCGTGCATTATTACAAAGCGACGCATAAGACCAAACTGCTTGATGTAGCAACCAAATTCAGCAACTACATGTATCGGGAAATGGGCCCTTTCCCAAAAAAGAATGTCATTCCCGGACATGGCGGGCCGGAAGAAGCCATTCTGAAACTCTACTGGCTGTTTAAAGATGAACCGGCCCTGAAAGCGAAGATGAGTGTACCCGTAAACGAGAATCAGTACTACCAACTGGCAACGTTCTGGATTGAAAACCGGGGCAATCATGGTGATAAAGACGGTCGGTATGCCCGCAAGAGTGACGAGTCGTACAATCAGGATCACATGTCTGTCTTTCAGCAGCGGACTATAGAGGGTCATGCCGTGCGGGCGACCTTACTGGCCACCGGCATAGCGGCTACGGCACTGGAAAATAACGACCCTCGCTACGTGGAAACAGCCAATGCTTATTGGGATAATATGATTGGTAAACGGATGTTCATTACAGGGGGCGAAGGGGCCATTGCCGATGGCGAACGGTTCGGGGCTAACTTTTTTATGCCCGAATCGGCTTATCTGGAATCCTGTGCCGCTATTGGCTCGGCATTTTTCAGCCAGCGTATGAATGAACTGGAAGCCGACGGCAAGTACATCGACGAACTGGAACGGGTCTTATACAACAACCTGCTATCCAGCATTTCGCTCCAGGGCGATCATTACTTCTACGAGAATCCGCTGGTGGCAACCGACCACAAACGCTGGGCCTGGCATGGTTGTCCGTGTTGCCCGCCTATGCTGCTGAAAATGGTATCGGCCCTACCAGGTTTTATTTACGCCTACGACAAGGATGCCGCCTATGTGAACCTGTTTATTGGGAGTCAGGCCGACCTTACCGTTGCGGGAACTAACGTCAACCTAAAGCAGGTGACTCATTACCCCTGGAAAGGTGAGTCCGTGATTGTGGTAAATCCGGCAGCTACGAAAGCCTTTACAGTAAAGGTGCGCATACCCGGCTGGGCACACAGTCAGGAGAACCCATTTAATTTATATACATCCGCCGTTCGGGAAGCGGTGGTGCTGAAGGTGAACGGGAAATCGGTGGCCACGCAGCCTCAGGACGGGTACGTGGCCATTCATCGAACCTGGAAAAAAGGCGACCGTATTGAACTGAACCTGCCGATGCAGCCCCGGATTGTATCCCCCAGCGATTCGATTCAGACCATCAAAGGCAAGGTAGCGCTGGCCTCCGGCCCAATGGTATATGGCCTGGAAGGCATCGATAACCCCACCCTAAATGAGCTTACACTGCCCGCCAACACCCCCCTGATGCTAACCTACCAAACGGCCCTGCTAAACGGTGTCAACGTGATTACGGGGCAGGGGCAGGATAAAAACGGAAAGGCGATAAACTTCAGCGCCATTCCGTTTTACACCTTCGGTAACCGGGGAGTTTACCCATATAAAGTCTGGGTGCCAAAATAA
- a CDS encoding DUF4256 domain-containing protein — MSSTKKELSAEQWESLLNTLKARFEKYRNRHEGLDWADVQAKLEVSLSAGQVSAEKLWSLHEMERTGGEPDVIGQDTKTGEYIFYDCSAESPKGRRSVCYDRKALEARKENKPATSALDMAAEMGIDLLTEEDYRKLQQLGNFDMKTSSWIVTPDEIRKLGGALFCDFRYNMVFVYHNGADSYYAARAFRGSLRI, encoded by the coding sequence ATGAGCAGCACTAAAAAAGAGTTGTCAGCCGAACAATGGGAATCACTATTGAACACATTGAAAGCCCGTTTTGAGAAATATAGGAACCGTCACGAAGGCCTTGATTGGGCTGACGTACAAGCAAAGCTGGAGGTTAGCCTGTCTGCTGGGCAGGTTAGTGCTGAAAAACTCTGGTCGCTCCACGAAATGGAACGAACGGGGGGCGAACCGGATGTGATTGGTCAGGATACGAAGACGGGTGAATACATTTTCTATGACTGCTCTGCCGAAAGCCCTAAGGGCCGCAGAAGTGTTTGTTACGACCGTAAAGCACTGGAAGCGAGGAAAGAAAACAAACCTGCAACGAGCGCTCTTGATATGGCTGCCGAGATGGGCATTGACCTGCTAACGGAAGAGGACTATCGGAAGCTGCAACAACTTGGAAATTTCGATATGAAAACATCGAGCTGGATAGTTACACCAGATGAGATCAGAAAACTCGGTGGTGCCCTTTTTTGTGATTTTCGCTACAACATGGTTTTCGTGTATCACAACGGTGCCGATTCCTATTATGCCGCCAGGGCGTTCCGGGGATCACTCAGGATCTGA